A window of Rubrobacter aplysinae contains these coding sequences:
- a CDS encoding WecB/TagA/CpsF family glycosyltransferase yields the protein MNSGGASPGGASLTSRAVVGMRVDATSYDDASERIVRWASERRSAYVCVANVHMAMEAAESPEFLRVVGGADLVTPDGRPLVWALRLLGVKCASQVRGTDLVAEVSARAAQEGLPVGLYGSKPEVLGELGEELRRRFPGLEVACGISPPFREITTEEDEEFTRQVAESGARILFVGLGCPKQERWMAAHQGRIPAAMIGVGAAFEFYTGRIPQAPRWMQSAGLEWAYRLYREPRRLWRRYARHNPRFVALLALQLVREYGRFGKKRDEKEGSRG from the coding sequence TTGAACTCCGGCGGCGCGTCGCCCGGTGGCGCGAGTCTCACATCCAGAGCGGTGGTCGGGATGCGGGTGGACGCGACATCCTACGATGATGCCTCGGAGCGGATAGTCCGGTGGGCCTCGGAGCGCCGCTCGGCCTACGTATGCGTCGCCAACGTCCACATGGCGATGGAGGCCGCCGAATCGCCAGAGTTTCTGCGGGTGGTGGGCGGGGCAGACCTCGTGACCCCCGATGGCAGGCCGCTGGTGTGGGCCTTGCGGCTGCTCGGGGTGAAATGCGCTTCTCAGGTGCGCGGTACGGATCTTGTGGCGGAGGTGTCCGCCCGCGCCGCTCAGGAAGGCCTCCCAGTCGGGCTCTACGGCAGCAAGCCAGAGGTGCTCGGAGAGCTAGGGGAGGAGTTGCGGCGACGCTTTCCGGGCCTCGAGGTGGCATGCGGCATCTCGCCACCTTTCCGCGAGATAACCACCGAGGAGGATGAGGAGTTTACCCGTCAGGTAGCGGAGTCTGGGGCGCGCATTCTGTTCGTCGGGCTCGGATGTCCCAAGCAGGAGCGGTGGATGGCGGCACATCAGGGGCGTATACCGGCGGCTATGATCGGGGTCGGGGCCGCGTTCGAGTTCTACACCGGGCGTATCCCGCAGGCCCCGCGCTGGATGCAGTCTGCCGGGCTCGAATGGGCGTACAGGCTGTACCGGGAGCCCAGGAGGCTCTGGAGGCGCTACGCTCGACACAACCCGAGGTTCGTGGCGCTGCTCGCGCTACAGTTGGTCAGGGAATACGGAAGATTCGGGAAAAAGAGAGACGAGAAAGAAGGGTCGCGTGGCTGA
- the gmd gene encoding GDP-mannose 4,6-dehydratase — protein MADENKKALITGITGQDGSYLTELLLSKGYEVHGIIRRASVFNTDRIDHLYRDPHDPEARMRLHYGDFTDASGLRRVLQEVMPDEVYNLGAQSHVKISFEQPEYTGNVDALGTLRFLEALRDVQNESGKKIKFYQAGTSEMFGAAPPPQSDSTPFYPRSPYAVAKVYAHWMTVNYREAYDLFAANGILFNHESERRGETFVTRKITRAATRIKLRLQDKLYLGNLDASRDWGHAEDYVEAMWRILQQDSPEDFVIATGESYTVREFVERVFGYLELDWEAHVEIDPGYFRPTEVEALEGDATKARETLGWEPRVRIDELVRRMVDFDFELARQEKTLKEAGHAFVPRGVASQ, from the coding sequence GTGGCTGACGAGAACAAGAAGGCTCTGATCACCGGCATCACCGGCCAGGACGGCTCGTATCTGACAGAGTTGCTCTTGAGCAAGGGCTACGAGGTACACGGCATAATCCGCCGCGCCTCAGTCTTCAACACCGACCGCATAGATCACCTCTACCGCGACCCCCACGACCCCGAAGCCCGCATGCGGCTCCACTACGGAGACTTTACCGACGCCAGTGGTCTCCGCCGGGTTCTCCAAGAGGTGATGCCCGACGAGGTGTACAACCTCGGGGCCCAGTCGCACGTCAAGATCTCCTTCGAGCAGCCCGAGTACACCGGCAACGTCGACGCCCTCGGCACGCTGCGCTTCCTCGAAGCCCTCCGGGACGTCCAGAACGAGAGCGGCAAGAAGATAAAGTTCTACCAGGCCGGGACCTCGGAGATGTTCGGGGCCGCGCCGCCGCCACAATCCGACTCTACCCCCTTCTATCCCCGCAGCCCCTACGCCGTGGCCAAGGTTTACGCACACTGGATGACGGTAAATTACCGTGAGGCCTACGACCTGTTCGCCGCCAACGGAATCCTCTTCAATCACGAGTCCGAGCGCCGGGGAGAGACGTTCGTGACGCGCAAGATCACCCGCGCCGCCACCCGCATAAAGCTCCGGCTCCAGGACAAGCTGTACCTCGGCAACCTCGACGCCAGCCGCGACTGGGGCCACGCCGAAGACTACGTCGAGGCGATGTGGCGCATACTCCAGCAGGACTCCCCGGAAGACTTCGTCATCGCAACCGGAGAGTCCTACACCGTGCGCGAGTTCGTCGAGCGAGTGTTCGGCTACCTGGAGCTAGACTGGGAGGCCCACGTCGAGATAGACCCCGGCTACTTCCGTCCAACCGAGGTCGAGGCGCTCGAAGGCGACGCCACCAAAGCTCGCGAGACACTCGGCTGGGAGCCCAGGGTACGCATAGATGAACTCGTCCGCCGCATGGTCGACTTCGACTTCGAGCTAGCCCGCCAGGAGAAGACGCTCAAAGAGGCTGGACACGCCTTCGTCCCGAGAGGAGTAGCGAGCCAGTGA
- the fcl gene encoding GDP-L-fucose synthase: MDRDSRIYVAGHRGLVGAAILRRLQGEGYENLITRTSAELDLTDARAVEDFFASEKPEYVFLAAAKVGGIMANDTYPADFIRDNLTIQLNVIDAAYRHDAEKLLFLGSSCIYPRLAPQPMKEEHLLTGELEPTNEPYAIAKIAGIKLCQSYNRQYGSNYISVMPTNLYGPGDNFDLRNSHVLPALIRKFHEAKERGAESVEVWGSGTPRREFLHVDDLADACVYLMRIYSGDEPVNVGVGQDISIGELAGLVRGVVGFEGGLAYDTSKPDGTPRKLLDVSRLESLGWRAKTPLRNGIEQTYEWFLRTSSVKSGG; the protein is encoded by the coding sequence ATGGACAGAGACAGCAGGATCTACGTCGCCGGACACCGGGGCCTGGTCGGCGCCGCTATCCTCCGCAGGCTACAAGGCGAAGGCTATGAAAATCTGATCACGCGCACCAGCGCCGAGCTTGACCTTACCGATGCCAGAGCCGTAGAGGACTTCTTTGCCTCCGAGAAACCGGAGTACGTCTTCTTGGCGGCGGCGAAGGTCGGCGGCATCATGGCCAATGATACCTACCCGGCGGACTTTATCCGGGACAATCTGACGATACAGCTAAACGTCATAGACGCCGCATACCGTCACGATGCAGAGAAGCTCCTGTTCCTGGGAAGCTCCTGCATCTACCCTAGGCTCGCGCCGCAGCCCATGAAAGAGGAGCATCTACTGACCGGCGAGCTAGAGCCTACCAACGAGCCATACGCCATTGCGAAGATCGCGGGCATAAAGCTTTGCCAGTCCTACAATCGCCAGTACGGAAGCAATTATATAAGCGTCATGCCCACGAACCTCTACGGCCCCGGAGACAACTTCGACCTACGAAACAGCCATGTCCTGCCCGCGCTGATCCGTAAGTTCCACGAGGCTAAAGAGCGCGGCGCGGAGAGCGTGGAGGTGTGGGGCAGCGGAACCCCACGCCGGGAGTTTTTGCACGTTGACGATCTGGCCGACGCCTGCGTATATCTTATGCGGATCTACTCCGGCGACGAGCCCGTGAACGTCGGTGTCGGTCAAGATATAAGCATCGGGGAGCTCGCGGGTCTCGTGCGCGGCGTTGTTGGATTCGAGGGCGGACTCGCCTACGATACCTCTAAACCCGACGGCACTCCGCGCAAGCTACTCGACGTTAGCCGCCTGGAGAGTCTCGGCTGGCGGGCGAAGACTCCCCTGCGCAACGGCATCGAGCAAACCTACGAGTGGTTCCTGAGAACCTCGTCTGTAAAGAGCGGGGGCTAG
- a CDS encoding right-handed parallel beta-helix repeat-containing protein, whose protein sequence is MFNSSIPAYPRSLKRASPRLVLSCAIGVIAAVVLALAYPDRAEALKPDCKVSLQKKVNAASPGDVVNTPDRCIFREKVTINKPITLRGGRGTEIRGSELWKRWRRTSSGLWRSEKSYPRQRVESRWRCKSGTNSCRKPEQVYIYGRKLDLTNDRPEAGEFALDGQRRILLANNPRNKTVEVTLRNRWIFGGAPRVTIKGFTMRHSTGAGIKNDRKNYWQVRNNNLSYAHTVNLALSKGPGMVAAGNRIHHGGQLGFASNEASVILANNRIVYNSIKGFDPGWEAGAMKISQARYARIVRNNVHHNGHFGIWTDVIQEGRQRVRIVGNRVHHHARQGIRVEITKNVLIRGNKVYNNGLRYGGDPNAGSGIGLSASYNVRAIGNVLARNRNGIVVVNADRGSYDHVNNVRLNRNTVIQRDGKAAAWFKAVRGGNIYRKSANNGGYRNRYWYPGRRGSEGDGVRYKWSDGYQKLAKYKRSGPDSGSYYLTNSAKRAVLKNHKM, encoded by the coding sequence ATGTTCAATAGTTCGATACCCGCTTATCCGAGAAGCCTGAAGAGGGCTTCTCCGCGCCTTGTACTATCATGCGCTATCGGCGTAATTGCGGCCGTTGTACTGGCGTTGGCTTACCCTGATCGGGCGGAGGCTCTCAAGCCGGATTGCAAGGTTTCTTTGCAGAAAAAGGTCAACGCCGCATCTCCAGGAGACGTAGTAAATACCCCGGACAGATGCATCTTTCGCGAGAAGGTTACCATCAACAAACCCATTACTCTCAGGGGGGGTCGCGGAACCGAGATCCGCGGCAGCGAGCTGTGGAAGAGATGGCGTAGGACGAGTAGCGGGCTCTGGCGCTCGGAAAAGAGCTACCCTAGGCAGCGCGTCGAGAGTCGCTGGCGCTGCAAGTCGGGCACGAACAGCTGCCGCAAGCCCGAGCAGGTCTACATCTACGGTAGAAAGCTAGATCTCACCAACGACAGGCCGGAGGCAGGCGAGTTTGCCCTCGATGGGCAGCGGCGCATACTACTCGCTAATAACCCGCGTAACAAGACCGTGGAGGTCACGTTGCGCAACAGGTGGATTTTCGGTGGAGCTCCCCGTGTGACCATAAAGGGCTTCACCATGCGTCACTCGACAGGGGCGGGAATAAAGAACGATCGCAAGAACTACTGGCAGGTTCGCAACAACAACCTCTCCTACGCTCACACCGTCAATCTCGCGCTCTCAAAAGGGCCCGGGATGGTCGCCGCGGGGAACCGTATACACCACGGTGGTCAGTTGGGCTTCGCCTCGAACGAGGCGAGTGTAATCCTAGCCAATAACAGGATAGTCTACAACAGCATCAAAGGTTTCGACCCAGGTTGGGAAGCGGGAGCGATGAAGATAAGTCAGGCCCGGTACGCCCGTATCGTGCGCAACAACGTACACCACAACGGCCACTTCGGCATTTGGACGGACGTCATCCAGGAAGGCAGGCAACGGGTGAGGATCGTTGGTAATCGGGTCCATCACCACGCCCGGCAGGGTATACGGGTTGAGATCACCAAGAATGTTCTTATCAGGGGCAACAAAGTCTACAATAATGGTCTCAGGTACGGGGGGGATCCAAACGCTGGATCGGGCATCGGCCTTTCAGCTTCATATAATGTAAGAGCTATCGGCAACGTGCTCGCGCGCAATCGTAATGGCATCGTGGTGGTTAACGCAGATCGCGGTTCTTACGATCACGTGAACAACGTCAGGCTAAATAGAAATACCGTCATCCAGAGAGACGGCAAGGCCGCTGCATGGTTTAAAGCCGTGAGAGGCGGCAATATCTATAGAAAGTCAGCGAATAATGGCGGGTACCGCAACCGTTACTGGTACCCCGGTAGGAGGGGCTCAGAGGGAGACGGCGTCCGCTACAAATGGTCGGACGGATACCAGAAGCTCGCCAAATACAAGCGTAGTGGACCAGATTCTGGATCGTACTACCTCACCAACAGCGCAAAAAGGGCGGTGCTAAAGAACCACAAAATGTAG
- a CDS encoding right-handed parallel beta-helix repeat-containing protein, translating to MPKKILIPAGLLLTFVLVATVLGLWGDVSGESLIGAEDSADGPESSVAKAQIKQLIDQAEPGDTVRVPGDRVYRETVVVDKPITLVAEEGAEIRGSDVWKGWQPDGGVWRSEKTYPELRVEGRWRCEEGTGQRCKQPEQVYLDGEPLEQVRLGPGEGEFTLDGDRRVLLGENPAGKTVEVSVRDKWIEGRSENVTIRGFSMRHSAGTGIKNNLQANWRVIGNDLSYAHTTNVTLSQGPGMVIENNNLHHAGQMGLSSYKAQIKIRDNRIHHNNTASFKTGWEAGGMKISAATDVLIEKNEVFGNKDIGIWTDVATTGPQKIMIRGNRVHGNPRQGIRVEISKNAEVTGNVVYDNGMGYPPDDPSGAGITLSGTYDSQVSDNTLAYNNSGIVVVNANREKGFHTVTNVVLSSNDVIQEKGLAVAWMKAYPSGDIFNIASGNGGQDNRYYYPDPPSGESRYKWERYYERLSGYEETPAEYNGSQLSDKEKDAVLKENSITRER from the coding sequence ATGCCTAAGAAGATATTGATTCCAGCGGGTCTTCTCCTGACATTCGTCCTCGTAGCTACGGTTCTTGGGTTATGGGGGGATGTCTCGGGCGAGAGTCTGATAGGAGCAGAAGATTCCGCCGATGGCCCTGAGAGCTCCGTCGCCAAAGCACAAATAAAACAGCTCATAGATCAGGCAGAGCCCGGGGATACGGTGAGAGTGCCCGGAGACCGGGTATATCGGGAAACGGTAGTAGTAGACAAACCAATAACGCTGGTCGCCGAAGAAGGAGCGGAGATCCGGGGCTCCGACGTCTGGAAGGGCTGGCAGCCTGACGGCGGCGTGTGGCGCTCGGAGAAGACCTATCCCGAGCTGCGGGTCGAGGGCCGTTGGCGGTGCGAGGAAGGCACCGGCCAACGGTGCAAGCAGCCGGAGCAGGTATATCTCGATGGCGAGCCGCTGGAGCAGGTCCGGCTCGGACCCGGGGAGGGAGAATTTACCCTCGATGGGGATCGCAGGGTGCTGCTCGGCGAGAATCCGGCGGGAAAGACCGTGGAGGTTAGCGTCCGCGACAAGTGGATAGAGGGACGTTCGGAAAACGTAACCATCCGAGGCTTTAGCATGCGCCACAGCGCCGGAACAGGGATCAAGAACAACCTCCAGGCCAACTGGCGCGTTATAGGCAACGACCTCTCTTACGCCCACACAACGAACGTAACTCTCTCACAAGGACCAGGAATGGTCATCGAGAACAACAACTTGCATCACGCTGGACAGATGGGCCTTTCATCATACAAAGCACAGATAAAAATCCGCGACAATCGAATCCACCATAACAACACTGCCTCCTTCAAAACCGGCTGGGAAGCCGGGGGAATGAAGATCAGCGCCGCAACGGACGTGCTCATAGAGAAAAACGAAGTCTTCGGGAACAAGGACATCGGTATCTGGACCGACGTGGCTACGACCGGCCCACAAAAGATAATGATCCGTGGCAACCGGGTTCACGGCAACCCGAGACAGGGTATCCGGGTGGAGATCTCAAAGAACGCTGAGGTTACCGGCAATGTCGTCTACGACAACGGCATGGGTTACCCGCCGGACGATCCGAGCGGCGCAGGCATCACCCTTTCCGGCACCTACGATTCACAGGTCTCGGACAATACGCTCGCATACAACAACAGCGGTATCGTGGTGGTCAACGCGAACCGGGAGAAAGGCTTCCACACGGTAACCAACGTGGTCCTATCCTCAAACGACGTGATACAGGAGAAGGGTCTGGCAGTGGCCTGGATGAAAGCGTACCCCAGCGGCGACATTTTCAACATAGCCTCGGGCAACGGAGGTCAGGATAATCGCTACTACTACCCGGACCCGCCCAGCGGCGAGAGCCGCTACAAGTGGGAACGCTACTATGAGAGGCTTTCCGGCTACGAAGAAACCCCCGCCGAATATAATGGTAGCCAACTCTCGGATAAAGAGAAAGACGCCGTGCTGAAAGAGAATAGTATTACTCGGGAACGGTAA
- a CDS encoding calcium-binding protein, protein METVLRISVSGGVFRVGRLIITFAALIAAIALYLGFPSTALALEETPDEGTWHVTGGRVETSALSEDGQTLYIGGNFNKVWQQAPGTGGQSFAANGLAAIDVQSGAAIQSWNPQASGGEAHVYSLAVEGNSVFVGGNFSSVNGQPRQNLAELNAINGSLTSFAPVVDDGNLDITVIVRALEVSNGKLYAGGQFQRIDGSLRSNLAAFDLPSRDLNPQWKPRTRGVVRALEPAVDAQTIFVTGSFDNVIGSTDENFSERKVVARFDSASGELSPWYVPKNLLRGDEPQTGWVLLATSNRLYGGFGDRGSNYVKSFRLDSGNQAAQDWSFNTVGDPYALAFSQDGSRLFAGGHFGTVRLTQTNCGEAVRGLISLNPQNGQPYCDWIPKMELFNQDQWNGHTVHTIQTPGNYAWVGGRFYSVSGVEQRSLARFTVNQPPEPIPAPEPVGEVKVNFQTGEAPVPEGYVKDFGEKFGSRDGENQGQGLYYGWVEPGTDNRISLIGDGRDRDTSPDQRLDTLMHMQKSDEGAWEILVPNGEYRVTVSAGDAGFTDAVYQLNVEGEATIDGATPTDNERFFNATRTVEVTDQRLTVDPVGGQNTKINYIDIKSLDANLVADSQALDFGNKGLGFNSKTDEFALKNTGNSAITVGDIAIQGADKGDFKATLPGDGTIAPGEQATVQVEFRPESVGAKEATLVVNHSGSNPAVEVGLSGNGVSNGAGCTIIGTSGDDTIEGTAGDDVICGYTGNDTIYGRGGNDELQGRAGADKLYGGPGNDKLYGNGGNDELYGGDGDDLLVGGSGNDLLNGGPGNNDERQ, encoded by the coding sequence ATGGAAACCGTTTTGCGTATTTCGGTTTCAGGGGGAGTATTCAGAGTAGGGCGTCTCATAATAACGTTCGCCGCTCTGATCGCCGCAATCGCGTTGTACCTCGGTTTTCCTTCCACTGCTCTAGCCCTCGAAGAGACGCCGGACGAGGGAACCTGGCACGTAACCGGTGGGCGGGTCGAAACTTCTGCTCTCTCCGAGGACGGACAAACCCTCTACATCGGGGGCAATTTCAACAAGGTTTGGCAGCAAGCTCCAGGAACAGGGGGGCAGAGCTTCGCCGCTAACGGACTCGCCGCCATAGATGTACAGAGCGGCGCCGCCATCCAGAGCTGGAACCCGCAGGCCAGCGGTGGTGAGGCACATGTCTACTCTCTCGCAGTAGAGGGCAATAGCGTTTTCGTTGGCGGCAACTTCTCATCAGTCAATGGTCAGCCAAGGCAGAACTTGGCAGAGCTAAACGCGATAAATGGCTCGTTGACCTCTTTCGCACCAGTGGTTGATGATGGGAACCTCGACATTACCGTTATCGTCCGGGCTCTTGAGGTCAGCAACGGCAAGCTCTACGCCGGAGGTCAGTTCCAGAGGATAGACGGCAGCCTGAGGAGTAACCTCGCCGCCTTCGACCTCCCCAGCCGAGATCTCAATCCGCAGTGGAAGCCTAGGACCAGGGGAGTCGTACGGGCTCTGGAGCCTGCCGTTGATGCGCAAACGATCTTCGTAACCGGAAGCTTCGACAACGTTATAGGTTCTACCGACGAGAATTTCAGCGAGCGCAAAGTAGTGGCGCGCTTTGACTCTGCCAGCGGAGAGTTGAGCCCCTGGTACGTCCCGAAGAATTTGCTGCGGGGAGATGAGCCCCAGACCGGCTGGGTCCTCCTGGCTACCTCCAACCGCCTGTACGGGGGTTTTGGAGACAGAGGCTCCAACTACGTCAAGTCCTTCCGGCTCGACAGTGGTAACCAGGCCGCGCAGGACTGGTCCTTCAATACCGTAGGAGACCCGTACGCCCTCGCTTTCTCTCAGGATGGCTCCAGGCTGTTCGCCGGCGGACACTTCGGTACCGTCAGGCTTACGCAGACCAACTGCGGTGAGGCTGTTAGGGGCCTGATCTCCTTGAATCCGCAGAACGGTCAGCCGTACTGTGACTGGATCCCGAAGATGGAACTTTTCAACCAGGATCAGTGGAACGGGCACACGGTTCACACCATACAGACCCCTGGAAACTACGCTTGGGTGGGTGGCAGGTTCTACTCGGTCTCCGGCGTCGAGCAGAGGAGCCTCGCCAGGTTTACGGTCAACCAGCCTCCCGAGCCGATTCCGGCCCCCGAGCCCGTAGGCGAGGTCAAGGTCAACTTCCAGACCGGGGAGGCCCCGGTCCCCGAGGGCTACGTCAAGGACTTCGGCGAGAAGTTCGGCTCTCGGGACGGTGAGAACCAGGGACAGGGACTCTACTACGGCTGGGTTGAGCCCGGGACAGATAACCGGATCTCGCTGATAGGCGACGGCCGCGACCGGGACACTAGCCCCGACCAGCGCCTCGACACCCTGATGCACATGCAAAAGAGCGACGAAGGCGCCTGGGAGATACTGGTGCCAAACGGCGAGTACAGGGTTACGGTAAGCGCCGGAGACGCAGGCTTCACGGACGCTGTCTACCAGCTAAACGTCGAGGGCGAAGCTACCATAGACGGCGCCACCCCCACGGACAACGAGAGGTTCTTTAACGCCACCAGAACGGTCGAGGTCACGGATCAGCGCCTGACCGTGGACCCCGTCGGCGGCCAGAACACCAAGATCAACTACATAGACATCAAAAGCCTCGACGCGAACCTCGTCGCCGACTCTCAAGCCCTGGACTTTGGTAATAAGGGCCTTGGGTTTAACTCTAAGACAGACGAGTTCGCCCTAAAGAACACCGGAAACTCGGCGATAACCGTGGGGGACATTGCAATCCAGGGTGCGGACAAGGGAGACTTCAAGGCTACGCTGCCTGGTGATGGCACCATCGCCCCCGGCGAGCAGGCCACCGTGCAGGTTGAGTTCCGCCCGGAGTCGGTCGGAGCAAAAGAAGCGACGCTCGTGGTGAACCATAGCGGAAGCAACCCCGCAGTAGAGGTCGGTCTCTCCGGTAATGGCGTCTCCAACGGAGCCGGTTGTACGATAATAGGCACTAGCGGAGACGACACGATCGAGGGCACTGCAGGTGACGACGTGATCTGTGGCTACACCGGAAATGACACCATCTATGGTCGCGGCGGCAACGACGAGCTCCAGGGCAGAGCCGGAGCAGACAAACTCTATGGCGGTCCTGGAAACGACAAGCTTTACGGTAACGGAGGTAATGACGAGCTCTATGGCGGAGACGGGGACGACCTGCTGGTAGGCGGGTCGGGCAACGACCTGCTTAACGGAGGACCCGGTAACAACGACGAACGACAGTAA
- a CDS encoding glycosyltransferase family 2 protein, whose translation MQNYAARWPKISIVTPSFNQAEYIEKTILSVLDQGYPNLEYIIMDGGSDDGSAEIIERYSDHLAYWQSQPDEGQTDALAKGFEKSTGDIQGWLCSDDLLEPHTLQEVAKTFTRNPDWQVAYGDSLWIDGEDNPIQPKKEIPFNRFIWMYDYNYLSQPSTFWRRELYEKVGGLDPSFNLAMDADLWARFAEHTGLHHVPRRWSRIRFYPEQKNQRLRDRSDEEDAAIRARYLPNEPPWSQRTKKVLAKGMRVALKLRRRAYW comes from the coding sequence TTGCAAAACTACGCGGCGCGGTGGCCTAAAATATCCATAGTCACCCCTTCCTTCAACCAGGCCGAGTACATCGAGAAGACTATTTTGAGCGTTCTGGATCAGGGCTATCCAAACCTGGAGTACATCATCATGGACGGTGGCTCCGACGACGGGAGCGCAGAGATAATAGAGCGATACTCGGATCACCTGGCGTACTGGCAGAGTCAGCCCGACGAGGGCCAGACCGACGCTCTTGCAAAGGGCTTCGAGAAGTCAACCGGAGACATCCAGGGCTGGCTCTGCTCGGACGACCTGCTTGAGCCCCACACCCTTCAGGAGGTCGCAAAGACCTTTACCCGTAATCCCGACTGGCAGGTCGCCTACGGTGACAGCCTGTGGATAGACGGCGAAGACAACCCGATCCAACCCAAGAAAGAGATACCTTTCAACCGCTTTATCTGGATGTACGACTACAATTACCTCTCGCAGCCCTCTACCTTCTGGCGCCGCGAGCTGTACGAGAAGGTCGGCGGCCTGGACCCGAGTTTCAACCTGGCGATGGACGCCGACCTCTGGGCGCGCTTCGCCGAGCACACCGGACTGCACCACGTACCGAGGCGCTGGTCGCGGATTCGGTTCTACCCGGAGCAGAAGAATCAGCGTCTACGGGACCGGAGCGATGAGGAAGACGCCGCCATCCGAGCCCGCTACCTGCCTAACGAGCCGCCCTGGAGCCAGCGGACCAAAAAGGTTCTCGCCAAAGGTATGAGGGTGGCGCTCAAGCTACGTCGGAGAGCCTACTGGTAA